The Hydra vulgaris chromosome 11, alternate assembly HydraT2T_AEP genome contains a region encoding:
- the LOC136086826 gene encoding uncharacterized protein LOC136086826, with protein MVRNYVRKTQRGATNDRIKSALDVIKMGCSLKNVASEFSINKKTLQRHRDGKVKVAGGLSLGGKFPVFSKEFELKIFTQVQIMETALFGLTTIDVRCLAYDFAKQMGIDNPFNKESKMAGVDWLRGFMSCNPQLSIRTPQATSISRAIGFNKPKVNQFFSVYKSLFEEHKFLAKQLWNMDETGITNVHKPGKIIATKGKRQVSKITSGERGATVTVVCAMSASGTYVPPLFIFPRKQMTDRLAVGAPSGSIIRVSCSGWTDSSLFIKWLTHFVSVTHASKTNEQLIVLDGHHSHNTLKAINFCRDNGIHLITLPPHCTHKMQPLDRTFFKPFKVGYNTAASNWMLSHQGHRISFFDMAGIFATAYNFTANIDKAINGFRCSGLYPINDLIFNDKAFEAALLTNEAEPLKICQQSSELPNLPQDKKGEKA; from the coding sequence atggTGAGAAATTATGTGCGAAAAACACAGAGAGGTGCAACAAATGATAGAATAAAGTCAGCATTAGATGTAATAAAGATGGGCTGCAGTCTAAAGAATGTTGCATCAGaatttagtattaataaaaaaacattacaacgTCATCGAGATGGAAAAGTAAAAGTAGCTGGTGGTTTGTCTCTGGGTGGAAAATTTCCTGTTTTTAGTAAAGAATttgaattaaagatttttacacAAGTTCAGATTATGGAAACAGCATTATTTGGCTTGACAACAATAGATGTGCGTTGCCTAGCATATGATTTTGCTAAGCAAATGGGAATCGATAATCCTTTTAATAAAGAGTCAAAAATGGCAGGAGTGGATTGGCTGCGAGGATTCATGTCTTGCAATCCACAACTTTCTATTCGAACTCCACAAGCCACCAGTATAAGCAGAGCCATTGGCTTCAATAAACCAAAAGtaaatcagtttttttcagTATACAAGTCATTATTTGAGGAACATAAGTTTTTAGCCAAACAACTCTGGAATATGGATGAAACTGGAATCACAAATGTCCATAAGCCAGGAAAAATAATTGCAACAAAAGGCAAACGACAAGTTTCGAAAATAACTAGTGGAGAAAGAGGTGCTACTGTGACAGTTGTGTGTGCAATGAGTGCAAGTGGCACTTATGTCCCACCCTTATTTATATTTCCCCGTAAGCAAATGACTGATAGGCTGGCTGTTGGTGCACCTTCAGGCTCCATTATTAGAGTTAGCTGCAGTGGATGGACTGATTCATCTTTATTCATTAAATGGTTAACACATTTTGTTTCTGTGACTCATGCATCTAAAACTAATGAGCAATTAATTGTACTTGATGGTCATCACAGTCACAACACACTTAAGGCCATTAACTTTTGTCGTGACAATGGGATCCATCTCATAACTCTTCCACCTCATTGTACACACAAGATGCAACCTTTAGATCgtacattttttaaaccatttaaagtTGGCTACAATACAGCAGCAAGCAACTGGATGTTATCACATCAGGGGCatagaatttcattttttgacatGGCAGGTATTTTTGCAACTGCCTACAACTTTACTGCAAACATTGACAAAGCAATCAATGGTTTTAGATGCTCTGGTTTGTACCCAATAAATGaccttatttttaatgataaagcCTTTGAAGCAGCTTTGCTCACTAATGAAGCTGAGCCATTGAAAATCTGTCAGCAATCTAGTGAATTGCCTAATTTGCCTCAAGACAAAAAAGGTGAAAAAGCCTGA